One window of Etheostoma spectabile isolate EspeVRDwgs_2016 chromosome 6, UIUC_Espe_1.0, whole genome shotgun sequence genomic DNA carries:
- the nt5c3a gene encoding cytosolic 5'-nucleotidase 3 isoform X2 — MPQFEKSTVHMRDPERVEQIICGLIKGGASKLQIITDFDMTLSKFAINGKRCPSCHYIIENCRLVSEECRQKLLQLKNKYYPIEIDPHLTMEEKYPFMVEWYFKSHTLLVEQRIEKDKLADMVRESDAALREGYEQFFDRLQQHDVPVFIFSAGLGDVLEEIIHQAGVYHPNIKVVSNFMDFDENGVLKGFKGELIHVYNKHDGALRNTDYFKQVKDYSNIILMGDSLGDLSMADGAPNVENILKIGYLNDKVEERLDKYLDSYDIVLVKDETLEVPNAILQKVL, encoded by the exons aTGCCTCAGTTTGAGAAGTCGACGGTCCACATGAGAGACCCTGAGAGGGTGGAGCAGATCATCTGTGGCCTCATCAAAGGAGGAGCTTCCAAACTACAG ATCATCACAGACTTCGACATGACGTTAAGCAAGTTCGCTATCAACGGCAAACGCTGTCCGTCGTGTCACT ATATCATTGAGAACTGCAGACTGGTGTCAGAGGAGTGCAGACAGAAGCTGCTGCAGCTCAAGAATAAATACTATCCCATCGAGATCGACCCTCATCTCACTATGGAGGAGAAATACCCATTCATGGTGGAGTG gtaTTTCAAGTCTCACACACTGCTTGTGGAGCAGCGGATAGAGAAAGACAAACTGGCAGATATGGTGAGAGAGTCTGACGCTGCACTCAG GGAAGGCTATGAGCAGTTCTTTGACCGCCTGCAGCAGCACGATGTACCCGTCTTCATCTTCTCGGCTGGCCTGGGCGATGTCCTGGAGGAAATCATCCACCAAGCCGGAGTCTACCACCCCAACATCAAAGTCGTGTCCAACTTTATGGACTTTGACGAAAAC GGCGTCCTGAAGGGTTTCAAAGGCGAGCTGATCCACGTGTACAACAAACACGACGGCGCCCTGCGGAACACGGACTACTTCAAACAGGTGAAGGACTACTCCAACATCATTCTAATGGGGGACTCGCTGGGGGACCTCAGCATGGCCGACGGCGCGCCCAACGTTGAGAACATCCTCAAGATCGGCTACCTCAACGACAAG GTGGAAGAGCGGCTGGACAAATATCTGGACTCTTATGACATCGTCCTGGTGAAGGACGAGACTCTGGAGGTGCCCAACGCCATCCTCCAGAAGGTTCTATAA